In one window of Myxosarcina sp. GI1 DNA:
- the uraH gene encoding hydroxyisourate hydrolase produces MRNLIQNLSAGILFSFVSTAAHAEGISTHVLDIANGVGRADVPVTLSMQDDNNSWTDIGSAITEENGRVESFGEDITVEEGVYKLTFDMSETGETFFPEIDVVFNVEDPEEHYHVPVVVSPYGYSTYRGN; encoded by the coding sequence ATGCGTAATTTGATTCAAAACTTGTCGGCAGGAATTCTTTTCTCTTTTGTCTCAACCGCAGCCCATGCAGAAGGAATATCAACTCATGTACTAGATATAGCAAATGGTGTTGGTAGAGCAGACGTACCAGTCACACTTTCGATGCAGGATGACAACAATTCTTGGACCGATATCGGTAGTGCGATAACGGAAGAAAATGGTCGTGTCGAATCTTTTGGCGAAGATATCACAGTAGAAGAAGGTGTCTATAAACTTACCTTTGATATGTCAGAAACGGGAGAGACTTTTTTCCCAGAAATTGATGTGGTATTTAACGTTGAAGATCCAGAAGAACATTATCACGTACCAGTAGTTGTCAGTCCTTATGGTTACAGTACCTATCGTGGAAATTAA